CCGCCGACGTAGACGACGCCGTCGCGAACTGCCGGGGTCGTCCCGATCGAAACGTCGGTGTCGACGGTCCACACCTCGCCGCCTTCCACGGCGTCGATCGCGTATATCGTCCCGTCACGGCTCCCGAAATACACGATCCCGGCGGCCACGACCGGCGACCCGCGCACCGAGTCACCGGTCTCGAACGCCCACACCTCGTCGCCCGTCGAGGCGTCGAGCGCGTACAGATTGTCGTCGCGGCTGCCGACGTAGACGGTCCCGTCGGCCACCGTCGGCGACGATCGGACGGCCAGCCCGGTCGAATAGGACCACCGTTCGTCGCCGCCGTCGGCGTCGATCGCGTAGACGGTGCCGTCGTTGCAGCCGACGAACACCGTCCCGTCGGCCACCGTCGGCGAGGACCCGTTCTTCGTTCCGGTTTCGAACGACCACGCTCCCTCGCCGTCCTCGGCGTCGAGCGCGTAGATGAGTCCGTCGTTACTCGGAACGTAAACGGTGCCGTCGGCGACTGCCGGTGCGGCTTCGATCACGTCACCGGTGTCGAACGTCCACACAGTGCCGTCGTCCGTCGTCTGCGCGACGGCGGCGGGGCTCGCCGTCACCGAGCCACTACCGGCGGCGAGCAGTCCACCGCCCGTAAGTCCAGCGAGAAATCGTCGTCGATCGCATTCGGTCATCGTTCTAGTACGGCACCAGTTAGTAGAAAAACATATCGTTGGTCGTGAACGTTACTCGATTCGCCCGCACGCTTCGATCGGGTGAACGGGGCCGCCGAACCAGGGCGGGACCCACGAACGTCGGTACCCGCGGCGAACGACGACGGGCACGGATTCCTGCGGGAAAGGCACGGCACTCGCAGCGATCGGCAGGGGCCAGGCATCCGCTCAGGTCGAACCGGACGAACCGGGGAATCGGTGATACTCCATCCCCTGGTGTTTCATCTCGTTGTGCTTCTCTTCGAGGAACGAGTACACCGCGCCGTGTGGCGCACCGTCCAGCAGCATCTCGGCGGCGCTGCGGACGGCGTCGACCTGCGGCGGCGTGCCGATGATCCCGAGCGTCGAGCCGTAGATGACGACCGAGGCCCCGGAGAGCTCTTCCATGAGTTCGCGAGTACGGCCACCTTCCCCGATGAGTCGGCCCTTCTGGCGCTTCATGTCGTTCTTGTTGCGCGAGGCAGCGTCGATGTCGACGACGTCGAACAGCATCATGTCGTCCTCGAGCAGCCGGAGCGCCTCCTCGGGTGCGAAGCCGCGTCCGATCGCACGGACGATCTCGGGGCCCTTGAGGGCGCGAACCGGATCACCGACGGTTTCGACGGCGACGGAGCCGTTCTCCGAGTCGATGTCGAGGCGGACTTCGGCTGCCGACTCGATTTCGCGCATCGTCTCGCCGCCCTCGCCGATGAGAACGCCGATGCGGTCCTGCGGAATCTTCACGTGCTGCATACACTGCAGTATTATCTCACCGAGGTTAAGGGCTTGGTCCGCGAGCAACGGGTGCGGGTGGCTCGCACGTCCGGGCGAGGAGTCCCCGGACCGGTGACGGCCCGACCTGACCCGCGTGTGGGCAGTCACCGGGTTAGGCGCTTACAAGGGCCACCGGATCACCCGACGGACGGCCAGCCCACCGCAGTCACCGAAACTGTCCCACACCGCTCACACGACGGCATTGCGATCGGGTGTGTACTGACGTTCAGTTGCTCCGCTCGTCGACCAGCGATCGGAACCGCACCGACTCCGAGAGCGTGTCGATGACTGCGACCGTCCGATCGTCCTCGGAACCCGGCAAGACGTGTGCGCCGGGATTGAGCACCGTCGTTCGCCCTTCTTCGAAGAGTTCGCGCTCGTGGTGGTGGCCGAAACAGACGAAATCGTACGTCTCGCCGGCAGCGATCGCGTCGACCTCCTCGCGGTGCTCGCCGTGCAGGACGGCAACGGAGAGGCCGTCGAACTCGAGGCTCGCGAACCGGCCGTGGAGTTCGCTCTCGCCGCCCAGCCCGTCGAACGCGGCCTGCAGGTTGGCGACGTCGCCGTCGTTGTTCCCGAGCACGCCGTGGAGTTCGAACTGGCCGAAGTACGGGATCATCAGCGGCGCGACGAAGTCGCCACAGTGGATGACGATCTCGACGCCCTCCGCAGCGAAGACGTCGGCGGCTCGCTCGATCGCCTCGACGTTGTCGTGCGTGTCGGAGATGACACCGATGTTCATACAGGTGTGCGCGAGGGGGATCGTAAAGAGTATTGGGCCGATCGGTCGGCCCGCTCAGCCGGCGTAGGAACTCTCGCCGACGACCTCGCGGAACTCGCCGCGACCCGTCGCGTCGGTCTCGTCGAACGACGTCACCGCGACCCGGACCCGCCTGCCGACGTCGTCGGGGTCGACGCCCTCGACGTAGAGTCGCGTATCGCCGACGTTCGCGATCCCGACGCCGTCGCCATCGTACTCGCTGACGAAGATGTTTACCTCGCTCCCGGGCACCAGGGAGGGTGTTGTCGATCGGAACGACCATCCGCGGAAGTACTTCCCGAGCAGGCTCATACCCGGGCCACCTCTTCGGATTCGCGATCGATGAGGTACTCGCGGCCGAAACCGGTGAGCGCCGCGAAGACGAACACCGCCACCAGCAGCCAGCCGTGGAAGACGAACGGAACGACGTCGACCGGATTGACCACCAGCGAGGCGTCGAACCAGTCGTACGTCTCCGGCAGGTTCTGCATCTCGGAGAAGCCCACCAGCACCCCGCCGGACCACGGGAAGATGTAGCCGAGCGCGGCCGTCTGGGCGTCCAGAATGTTCGCGCGCCGGTAGCCGTTGATGTTGAACCGCTCGCCGACCTTCGAGATGTAGGGCCCGATCGCTACCTCGGCGGCGGTGTTGATCGTGATCGTCGCGTTGATCAGCGCCGTCGAGCCGACCATCGTGAGTTCGGCGTTGCGGACGTTCGTCGCGAGGTTGTCGAGCGACCAGTCGAGCACCGCCTGGAACGCCCCGCCGCGGATCATGATCTGGGCGGCCCCGATGATGAACAACACGAGGATGGACAGCGTGAAGAAACCGGCGGCGCCCTCGACCAGGCTTCCGGTCACCGTCGGATCCTCGGAAACGATTTCGACGATCGGCAGCCCACCGAGCAGGTCCGCCGCGGGGGCGTCCGCGGGCGCCTCGAAGCGGACGATGGCGCTTGCGGGCGCGAGTCCGAGGACGAGGTTCGCCACGACGGCGACGACGATTCCCCACGAGATCGCCTCGACGATGTGCCGTCCGGCGACCGCCGTCACGATGACGACCCCCATCGAGAGCAGGTGAACGAGTCCGAGCGGATCGCTTTCCGCGACGAAGAGCTGCCTGGCTTCGGCACCGTTCGTGATCTCCGCGCCGGGAAGGACCGAGCTAGCGACGACGTAGCCGAGGAACGCGAGCAACGCAGCGATGATCGCGTACTTGAACCGGGAGGCGACGACGCCCCCGATGTCCGAGTCCTGCGTGACGGCGCTGACGATCGTCGTGTCGCTGACGGGCGCGAGGTTGTCGCCGAAGATCGCGCCCGAGAGGATCGCGCCGAACAGCAACACGGGATTGGCTCCCAGGAGCACGCCAGCCGGGAAGAACAGGGCGACGAAGGCGATCGTCGTCCCGTAGCCCGTCCCGATGCCGGTCGCCAGCAGTGCCGCCAGCACGAACGTGATCGCCGGGAACAGCGCCGCGCCGACGCCGGTGAGGTCGGCCAGCCAGACCAGTCCCTCGACGAAGCCGCCGGTCTGCATCGTCTGGGCGAACATCCCCGCCCAGACCCAGGCGACGATTGCCGTCACAGCGACTGGCTGGGTCATCCCCTCGAAAATCGTGTTCGCGTACCCCTTCCAGGACCCCTTCGCGAAGAACATCCCGAGGATGAGCCCCAGGAGGATCCCGAGAACGAGACCCTCTTCGCTCGAGATGCGCAACAGCGCCGTCTGGATGATCGCCCAGACGACGAAGAACACGATCGGGAACGCGCTCATCCCGCGACCGCCGTAGAACAGGAGTTCAGTCTCGTCCGGTTCGGTGTCGAACTCGTCTGTCGGAGCCGTGCTATTTGTACCCATACGACCTGCCTCGTTCGCAACCGTCACCGACGTCGTATTTCAAGCTAATCTCGAAAATCGCTCCGTAACAGTCCACCGCTGGTGCTAATAGAAGATTAGCCGTCGCTCCCCGACTGTAAGCGCCGGTTTCGATCGCTCAATTCCGCGACAGATACCGGAATGCCGGCTCGATCGAGCGCTCGTCGTCGCTCCCCGTCGGTGAGCCGATAGGGCTCGAGTTCGGTCTCGAGAGAATCCAGTGCCGTGCGCCGCCGCTGGTGGGCGGCGAGGAAGGCCGTAATCCGATCGATCGTCAGTTCCTTCATCTCGCCACTGAGAAGCTCCCCCGCGCGGTAGTCGGCCGCGATGCGTGCGAGACGCTCGTCGTCGGGTTCGAAGAAGAATCGCAGGTACTGGAAGGGAACGTCGACGGTCGGATCGCCGCCGTGCTCGCGGTGCGCCGCGACCGTCGCCCGGCCACCCGTGTACGCGTGGGTACGGATCGTCTTTGCGACGGTCTCGGAATCGGCCGTGAGTTCGATCGACGGCGCGTCGCCGGAAGAACTCATCTTCCCCGGCCCGTCGAGGCTGGGGAGAAATCGGCCGAGGAGGGCTCCGGGCTTCCGGACGGGAAGCGCCTCCTTCGCGGCGACGTCACGACAGACCCGGACGTGCGGGTCCTGATCGACGGCGATCGGGACAAGCGTTGACTGGCGGCCGTCGACGAGTTGCGGCAACAGGAGGTGCGTCGCCTGTACAGCCGGGTAGAACTGCAGGCCCACGGTGTCCTGCTCCCCGTAGACGGCCTCGACGGTCGCCGGCGTGAGGAACCTGGCGAGTCGAACCGCGATCGGGTAGATCACGTCTGCATCGGCCGTGTCAATCACGATCCGCGTCCGTTCGGGGTCGAAGCCGACGGCGAGGATGTCTCGCAGGTTCTCGCGTGTGTGTTCGCCGATCGACTCGAAGGACTGGTCTTTCGCGAGGTACTTCTCGTCGTCCGAAAGCGGAACGTAGACCGTCGCACCCGTCTCCTGCTGGAACCGCTTCGCGAGATACAGCGGCAGGACGTGCCCGAGGTGCATCGGTCCCGACGGTCCGCGCCCGGTGACGATCGCGTGGGATGCGCCCGACTCGGGGGCCTCGAGGTAGCGATCGACGTCCCGGCCGGCGTAGAAGATCCGCCGGCGGAGCATCGGATGGGGCGGGAAGCAATCGATCTGCTCGTCCGTCAGGGGATCGGCACCGAACCGATCGAGTAGCTTGTCGTAGTCGATTTGGCCGTCGACGGCGTAGGGCGTGACGGTGAACCCTCCGTCGCCGGAATCGGCGTCGGAAGTCGTCTCTGGCGTGGCTGTGCTATCGGTCATGTCGGTCGGCTCTCTCATTCGTGTCGATGGGGCGACTGCAGCGGCTAGCACGCGGTACGAGCGCGAAAACGAGCGGAGGGAGCGATCGCCGCCGCGAGCGTCGGGTTAGGCCGCGTCGCCCGTCGCAGCGACACTGTCCGCTCTCGAGGGACCCTGCCAGCGCCAGCGCCACTCGAGAGCGGGCGTCATCGATTAGCTGTCGGTTCGGATCGATAAAAAACGTTCTGCCCGCTCGAGTCGCGCGGTCGCCTACGTCCCGTCGGTTCGATCGTCGAGAAACGCCCGCGTGAGCGCGCCGATTTCGGAGCGAACGCCGCTCATCTCGACGCTGGTCTCGCCGTGGTGGAGCCGTCCGTGAGTCTCTCGAAGGACGTTCTCGAGGACGCGATCGTAGAGCGTCTCGAACGTTACGGGCCGGCTCTCGTCCTCGAGTTCCGCTGCGAGTTTCTCAAGCCGATCACGGGTCGCGTACCTCGCTGCCAGTTCCTCGGCCGATGCGTCGATCGGCGTCGGCTCCTCGTCCCCGACATCGGGGTGGAGGAGTTTCGCGCGCTGGCCCCGTTTGTTTCGGATCACGACGCCTTCGGCGGGGCCGTGGTACCACGCCGACTGCGGGATCGCGAACGAGTCGGGGTCGAAGTCCCGCGCGCGGCGTTCGCGTTCAAAAACGTTCACCGACTCGAGGCCGATCCCGTCGAAAATCGCGTCGACGGCGTCTGGCGGGCGGAACGCCTCCGCGTCGGCCGACCAGACGTCGAAGCCGAGAAACGACGGGATGCGATCCCACTCGTAGGCGATCGTCTGGTAGTGAGTCGCCGCCCCGAAGAAGACGACGTCCTCGACGTCGTCGACGGCGTTCCGGAGCGCCTCGCGGTCGAGGTTTTCTCGAACGTGGCGGACGGCGTGCTGGTACGGCTCGGGCACGTCGTCGTCGTAGACGCGGGTTCGATCGCCGAACCGGACGAGTCCCGACTCCTGAAGTTGGAAGCGGAGGTGTGCCCCGTCGATCTTCTCGAGGAGCCACAGATGCCCTTCGAAGAGGTCGTCCGGAGCAGCGTCGACCGGCGGAATGTCGGGATACTCCTTCATCGTCACTCGCGCGACGGATCCGGCTCGGGACTCGTCACGAACTCGAGTAGTTCGTCGGCGTCGGTGTCGAGCCCCTGCCGCGAGAAGAAACTCGCGACGTTCCGGCAGTCGCGTTCGAGAAAGCCCCGGCTGTTGGGGTGGTGGACGGTGACGGCCTGTCCGAGATCGATGACCACGAGTTGTCCCTCGTCGAAGACGACGTTGTACTCGCTCAGGTCGCCGTGGATCAGCCCCGCCGCGTAGAGCCGGCGCATGTACTCCCGCATGACCTCGTAGGCCGTTTCGGGGTTCTCGATGTGGACCTCGCCGAGTCGCTTCGCGCGGCCCTCCTCGTTCCCGATGTACTCCATGACCAGGACGTTGCGCTCCGAGGCGATCGGTTCGGGAACCCGAACTCCGGCCTGTCTGGCCCGCTCTAAGTTCGCCAGTTCCTTCTTGGTCCAGGCGAGGACGACGTCTTTCTTCTTGCCGCCCAGGCCCTCGAAGCGCGGGTCGCCCTCGAGGTAGTCGCGCATCTGCCGGAAGTTCGAGGCGTTGATCCGGTACACCTTGACCGCTACCTCGCGGTCGTCGCCCAGCGCGTGGTAGACGTTGGCTTCTTTGCCCGTCGAGAGGGGACCGCCGAAGGCCTCGACGTAGCCGTCCTGGACCAGCTTGTACAGCGCCGCGAACGTCGCGTCGTCGAACACCGACTGCTCGACCTTGAACTGGTCGGCGTCCTTGATCCGTTCCTCGAACTGTTCGAACTCCCGATCGCGCTTGCGGGCGATCCGATCGGCCTCGGTGTCCGAGACGTCGATCTCCTCCCACTCGTCGCCCGGCGTTTCGGCCTCGTCGAGATCGACCAGTCCGTACTCCGTTCCCCGTTCCATCTACAACGACGTAGGGTCTCCGGCGGGTAAAGTACTGGGTCTCGATTACCCTGCCACGTTCGTTCGGCGATCGCTTTCGAGACCCATCACCGAACGAGTGAGCGACGAATCGGGTTCGATCGCTGCGACACCCGCATAGATTTATCTACGTGTTCGTGGTCGAGGAATATCATGAGTGATGCTAGCACTAGTAGCGACGTCGAACCGGACCACGATCACGACCACCACCACGAAGGGCCCGGCTACTCGACGCCCCAGGCCGCCATCGAGGAGAGCGATCGGGAGCAACTGGCGTACGTGATGAGCCTCTACGTCGGCACCGACGTCGACGAACCGGACTTCGTGGCAGTGGTCGACCTCGATCCCGACTCGGAGACCTACGGCGAGATCGTCGATCGCATCGAGATGCCGAACCGGGGCGACGAACTCCACCACTTCGGGTGGAACGCCTGTTCCTCGTCGTGTCACGTCGAGGGGCTGGAGCGGCGGCACTTGATCGTTCCCGGCCAGCGCTCCTCGCGGCTCCACGTGATCGACACGAAAGACCGACGAAATCCGGAACTGGTCGAGGTGATCGAACCCGAGGAGGTCTTCGAGTACGACCTCTCGGCACCGCACACGGTCCACTGCGTTCCGGACGGAAAGATCATCATCAGCATGCTCGGGGACGCCGACGGCGACCTTCCCGGCGGGTTCCTCGAGTTGAACGACGACTTCGAAATCGAGGGTCGGTGGGAGCCGCCGGGCGAAATCGAGATGAACTACGACTACTGGTACCAGCCCCGCCAGAACGTGATGGTCTCGAGCGAGTGGGCCGCGCCGAAGACCTACTATCCGGGGTTCGACCTCGAGGACGTCGAGGCGGGCAAGTACGGCCAGAAGCTCCACTTCTGGGACTGGGAGAACGGCACCGTGGAACAGACGATCGACCTCGGCGAGGAGGGACTGATCCCGCTCGAGGTGCGGTTCCTCCACACCCCCGAGTCGACCCACGGGTTCGTCGGGGCCGCCCTGTCGTCGAATATCTTCCACTTCTGGAGAGACGAAGCAGCCGGCGAGTACCGCGCGGAGAAGGTGATCGACTTCGAGAGCCGCGAACATCCCGACTGGGACATGCCCGTCCCGGCGCTCCCGACGGACATCCTCATCTCGATGGACGATCGGTACCTGTTCGGCTCGAACTGGCTTCACGGCGAGGTCTGGATGTACGACGTCTCGGACCCCGCGAACCCGCGGCGGGCCGACTCGCTCTCGGTCGGCGGCACCTTCGGCGAGGTCCAGGAGGTCCAGGGCCGCGAACTGGCCGCCGGCCCGCAGATGATCCAGCTCTCGCTCGACGGCGAGCGGCTCTACTGGACCACCTCGCTGTTCTCCTCGTGGGACGACCAGTTCTACCCCGAGGAAGCCGAGCGGGGATCGGTCATGCTGAAAGCCGACGTCGATCCGCGGAACGGGACCCTCGAACTCGACGAGGACTTCCTCGTCGACTGGGGCGAGTGCCCTGCGGGACCGGCCCGCGCCCACGAGATCCGGTGGCCCGACGGCGACTGTACGAGCGACGTCTGGCAGTGATCGGCCGCGAAACCGGTACTCGGCCGAGCACATGACGAGCCACGACGTGACCCTCGAGTGGCCTGACGGCCGGACGCGGACGATCGCGGTTCGCGAGGACGAGTCGGTTCTCGAGGGGGGCGAGCGCGACGGCGTCGGACTGCCGTTCGGCTGTCGGACGGGTGCCTGCGGGACCTGCGTGGGACGGCTGCTCGCGATCGACGGGACGGGAGGAGGCGGCGACGCAGCCGATCGGGAACCGATCGGCGATGCGGGTGACACAGAACCGATCGACGTCGCGGACGCGTTCGCGTACCGGCGCGAGCCGCGGGCGCTGAAACCCCGACACCGCACCGGCGGGTACGTGCTCCTGTGCATCGCTACCCCGCGAGCAGACTGTCGGGTCGCCGTCGGCTCGCAGGTACAGTCCGAACTGGTCGACAACCCCTGGAAGTAGCAGCGGAAGCGTGTGGAGCGGGCGGCGATCGGTCCGGGTACGCGCACGCCGGCGTTTCGTTCGCCCGAATCCGACGGCGCGACGCCGCTCGCGGTACCGACGGCCGACGCGTGCAATCTTTTCTCGCTGTCCGTCCTAGAGACTGGCTGTGAAGAACCCGTACAGACGACGGCGGACGAGGACCGAACGATGACGTCCCACGACGTGACGCTCGAGTGGCCGGACGGTCAGCGCGATATCGTGACGGTCGATCGTCGGGAGACGGTACTCGAGGCGGCCCTGCGGGAGGGAGTTCGGTTGCCGTACGACTGCCGGAAGGGGACCTGCACGGCCTGCGTGGGCCGGCTGCTCGCCGTCGACGGCGACGGTTCCGACGCCGGGGCGTCCGGCGAGAGCCGATCGATCGACGCCGCGGCGGCGTTCGACTACCGTCGCCCGCCCGAGGCGCTGACGGAGCGAGAGCGGGCGGAGGGCTACGCCCTGCTGTGTATCGCCACGGCGCGGGCCGACTGTCGCGTGGCGGTCGGTCCGCGGGTTCGCGCCGAAATCGGCGACAGCCCGTGGGGGTAGCGCTCCCCGCGTCGTCCGAACGCCGGGCCTCCGAACCGGGTTCACGAGACCTCCCCGTTGGGCGCCGTTTCAGCGGCCGAGACGGCTGCACTTCGGCGGTCGGACGACTGCAGTAACGTTAACGGGGCAGCAGCGTAACCCTCGGACAACGAATGTCTCTCGCCGACGAGAACGCGGACGAAGCGAACCCGTATCTCCGCGATCCGCCGACCGACTTCGAACCGATCGAGGACCTCACCGAGGAGCAGGCCCGCGAGCAGGTCGAGCAACTCCGCGAGGCCATCCGCGAACACGATCGCCGGTACTACGTCGAGAACGACCCGATAATCGCCGATCGGACGTACGACGCGCTCTTCGGCCGCTTGCAGGAACTCGAGGACGAATTCGACCTCGCGCATCCGGACAGCCCGACCAGAAGCGTCGGCGGCGAGCCGATCGAGGAGTTCGAGACCGTCGAACACGTCGCGCCGATGCTGTCGATCGATGCGAGCGGCGCGGTCGAAGACGTCCGGGAGTTCGACGACCGCGTCCGGCGCGAGTTGCGCGAAAGCGGGAGCGCGCGTGCCGACGAGCGCGCGGGCGACGTCGACTACGACTACGTCTGCGAGCCCAAGTTCGACGGCGTCTCGATGGAGTTCGTCTACGAGGACGGGAGCCTCCAGCGCGCCGTCACGCGCGGAGACGGTCGCGAGGGCGACGACGTGACACACAACGCGCGGACGATCGGCTCCGTTCCCCAGCGGCTCCACGGCGACTACCCCGACTTCCTCGCCGTTCGCGGGGAGGTCTACATGCCGAAAGACGCGTTCCAGGACTACAACCGCGAGCGGATCGAACGCGGCGAGGAGCCATTCGCGAACCCGCGCAACGCTACGGCGGGGACGATCCGCCAGCTCGATCCCTCGATCGTCGCCGAGCGGCCGCTCGACGTCTTCTTCTTCGACGTGCTCGACGCGAGCGACCTCCAGGACAGCCACCGCGCGGAACTCGACCGTTTCCCCGACTGGGGACTGCGGGTGAACGATCGCGTCGAGATCGTAGCCGACGTCGAGGGAGCCATCGACTACCGCGATCGGCTGCTCGAGGAGCGCGACGACCTCCCCTACGAGATCGACGGCGTCGTGATCAAGGTCGACGACCGCGAGGCGCGCGAGGAACTCGGGCGGACGGCTCGCCACGATCGCTGGGCCTACGCGTACAAGTTCCCCGCCCGATCGGAGGTGACGACGATCGCCGACGTGGCGGTCCAGATCGGCCGGACGGGACGGGTGACGCCGGTCGCGTTGCTCGACCCGGTCGACGTCGGCGGCGTCACCGTCTCGCGGGCGAGCCTCCACAACCCCGAGGAAATCGCCGCGAAGAACGTCGGCGTCGGCGATACCGTCCGGGTCCAGCGCGCGGGCGACGTGATCCCCTACGTCGAAGAGGTGGTCGAAAAGGGGAGCGACGGCCACTACGAACTCCCCGACCGCTGTCCCGTCTGTGACAGCCCGATCGAGCGCGACGGCCCGATGGCGTTTTGCACCGGCGGCCTCGCCTGCGACGCCCAGTTACGACGATCGATCGAGTACTACGCGAGCGACGACGGCCTCGACCTGGAGGGACTGGGCGAGAAGAGCGTCCGCCAGCTGGTCGACGCCGGC
The nucleotide sequence above comes from Halosolutus halophilus. Encoded proteins:
- a CDS encoding 2Fe-2S iron-sulfur cluster-binding protein, coding for MTSHDVTLEWPDGQRDIVTVDRRETVLEAALREGVRLPYDCRKGTCTACVGRLLAVDGDGSDAGASGESRSIDAAAAFDYRRPPEALTERERAEGYALLCIATARADCRVAVGPRVRAEIGDSPWG
- a CDS encoding PQQ-binding-like beta-propeller repeat protein → MTECDRRRFLAGLTGGGLLAAGSGSVTASPAAVAQTTDDGTVWTFDTGDVIEAAPAVADGTVYVPSNDGLIYALDAEDGEGAWSFETGTKNGSSPTVADGTVFVGCNDGTVYAIDADGGDERWSYSTGLAVRSSPTVADGTVYVGSRDDNLYALDASTGDEVWAFETGDSVRGSPVVAAGIVYFGSRDGTIYAIDAVEGGEVWTVDTDVSIGTTPAVRDGVVYVGGADETLYALESGTGDEVWTFAADNSVGSPTVAGDAVYAGTSSDTVYALDVVGGEKKWTVDTGGSVLTAPALIDETVIVSSGDSLYAIDAVEGDVTWTFETGDTVRSSPATANGIVYAGSWDETVYAIDPEALLETNDDTTGGPEDSDGISGLGMLGALASLGGIFYLLFRITDETDR
- a CDS encoding KH domain-containing protein; protein product: MQHVKIPQDRIGVLIGEGGETMREIESAAEVRLDIDSENGSVAVETVGDPVRALKGPEIVRAIGRGFAPEEALRLLEDDMMLFDVVDIDAASRNKNDMKRQKGRLIGEGGRTRELMEELSGASVVIYGSTLGIIGTPPQVDAVRSAAEMLLDGAPHGAVYSFLEEKHNEMKHQGMEYHRFPGSSGST
- a CDS encoding DUF7513 family protein, which codes for MSLLGKYFRGWSFRSTTPSLVPGSEVNIFVSEYDGDGVGIANVGDTRLYVEGVDPDDVGRRVRVAVTSFDETDATGRGEFREVVGESSYAG
- a CDS encoding RNA ligase family protein; translated protein: MKEYPDIPPVDAAPDDLFEGHLWLLEKIDGAHLRFQLQESGLVRFGDRTRVYDDDVPEPYQHAVRHVRENLDREALRNAVDDVEDVVFFGAATHYQTIAYEWDRIPSFLGFDVWSADAEAFRPPDAVDAIFDGIGLESVNVFERERRARDFDPDSFAIPQSAWYHGPAEGVVIRNKRGQRAKLLHPDVGDEEPTPIDASAEELAARYATRDRLEKLAAELEDESRPVTFETLYDRVLENVLRETHGRLHHGETSVEMSGVRSEIGALTRAFLDDRTDGT
- a CDS encoding Na+/H+ antiporter NhaC family protein; the encoded protein is MGTNSTAPTDEFDTEPDETELLFYGGRGMSAFPIVFFVVWAIIQTALLRISSEEGLVLGILLGLILGMFFAKGSWKGYANTIFEGMTQPVAVTAIVAWVWAGMFAQTMQTGGFVEGLVWLADLTGVGAALFPAITFVLAALLATGIGTGYGTTIAFVALFFPAGVLLGANPVLLFGAILSGAIFGDNLAPVSDTTIVSAVTQDSDIGGVVASRFKYAIIAALLAFLGYVVASSVLPGAEITNGAEARQLFVAESDPLGLVHLLSMGVVIVTAVAGRHIVEAISWGIVVAVVANLVLGLAPASAIVRFEAPADAPAADLLGGLPIVEIVSEDPTVTGSLVEGAAGFFTLSILVLFIIGAAQIMIRGGAFQAVLDWSLDNLATNVRNAELTMVGSTALINATITINTAAEVAIGPYISKVGERFNINGYRRANILDAQTAALGYIFPWSGGVLVGFSEMQNLPETYDWFDASLVVNPVDVVPFVFHGWLLVAVFVFAALTGFGREYLIDRESEEVARV
- a CDS encoding 2Fe-2S iron-sulfur cluster-binding protein; this encodes MTSHDVTLEWPDGRTRTIAVREDESVLEGGERDGVGLPFGCRTGACGTCVGRLLAIDGTGGGGDAADREPIGDAGDTEPIDVADAFAYRREPRALKPRHRTGGYVLLCIATPRADCRVAVGSQVQSELVDNPWK
- the rio1 gene encoding serine/threonine-protein kinase Rio1; this translates as MERGTEYGLVDLDEAETPGDEWEEIDVSDTEADRIARKRDREFEQFEERIKDADQFKVEQSVFDDATFAALYKLVQDGYVEAFGGPLSTGKEANVYHALGDDREVAVKVYRINASNFRQMRDYLEGDPRFEGLGGKKKDVVLAWTKKELANLERARQAGVRVPEPIASERNVLVMEYIGNEEGRAKRLGEVHIENPETAYEVMREYMRRLYAAGLIHGDLSEYNVVFDEGQLVVIDLGQAVTVHHPNSRGFLERDCRNVASFFSRQGLDTDADELLEFVTSPEPDPSRE
- a CDS encoding tryptophan--tRNA ligase, whose product is MTDSTATPETTSDADSGDGGFTVTPYAVDGQIDYDKLLDRFGADPLTDEQIDCFPPHPMLRRRIFYAGRDVDRYLEAPESGASHAIVTGRGPSGPMHLGHVLPLYLAKRFQQETGATVYVPLSDDEKYLAKDQSFESIGEHTRENLRDILAVGFDPERTRIVIDTADADVIYPIAVRLARFLTPATVEAVYGEQDTVGLQFYPAVQATHLLLPQLVDGRQSTLVPIAVDQDPHVRVCRDVAAKEALPVRKPGALLGRFLPSLDGPGKMSSSGDAPSIELTADSETVAKTIRTHAYTGGRATVAAHREHGGDPTVDVPFQYLRFFFEPDDERLARIAADYRAGELLSGEMKELTIDRITAFLAAHQRRRTALDSLETELEPYRLTDGERRRALDRAGIPVSVAELSDRNRRLQSGSDG
- a CDS encoding selenium-binding family protein → MSDASTSSDVEPDHDHDHHHEGPGYSTPQAAIEESDREQLAYVMSLYVGTDVDEPDFVAVVDLDPDSETYGEIVDRIEMPNRGDELHHFGWNACSSSCHVEGLERRHLIVPGQRSSRLHVIDTKDRRNPELVEVIEPEEVFEYDLSAPHTVHCVPDGKIIISMLGDADGDLPGGFLELNDDFEIEGRWEPPGEIEMNYDYWYQPRQNVMVSSEWAAPKTYYPGFDLEDVEAGKYGQKLHFWDWENGTVEQTIDLGEEGLIPLEVRFLHTPESTHGFVGAALSSNIFHFWRDEAAGEYRAEKVIDFESREHPDWDMPVPALPTDILISMDDRYLFGSNWLHGEVWMYDVSDPANPRRADSLSVGGTFGEVQEVQGRELAAGPQMIQLSLDGERLYWTTSLFSSWDDQFYPEEAERGSVMLKADVDPRNGTLELDEDFLVDWGECPAGPARAHEIRWPDGDCTSDVWQ
- a CDS encoding metallophosphoesterase; translated protein: MNIGVISDTHDNVEAIERAADVFAAEGVEIVIHCGDFVAPLMIPYFGQFELHGVLGNNDGDVANLQAAFDGLGGESELHGRFASLEFDGLSVAVLHGEHREEVDAIAAGETYDFVCFGHHHERELFEEGRTTVLNPGAHVLPGSEDDRTVAVIDTLSESVRFRSLVDERSN